The proteins below come from a single Argentina anserina chromosome 1, drPotAnse1.1, whole genome shotgun sequence genomic window:
- the LOC126801883 gene encoding uncharacterized protein LOC126801883 encodes MATNNGVNVDQVLSIGTIVQLNGNNYKKWRADMDLYLLGQSLDWCLKEAEPVLVEDSTAQQKEHKEKWNRANRICILTIKKTLSDIVRGAIADKTHAGEYLKCITDKYQSSDKIESGMLLTKLQSMKFSMNLNIRKHIMQMINISVQLGDLGMSLDDDFMVYQVLHSLPDQFDSLQTTYNTQKDKWTLEELIAICVQEHERLKRNKAIDVNLITKPQWKNAKGRNQLNQTFIRSLRT; translated from the exons ATGGCTACTAACAATGGTGTTAATGTTGATCAAG TGCTTAGCATTGGGACAATTGTCCAGCTAAACggtaataattataagaaatgGAGGGCTGATATGGATCTCTATTTGCTGGGACAAAGTCTTGACTGGTGTCTCAAGGAGGCTGAACCGGTGTTAGTTGAGGATAGTACTGCTCAACAGAAGGAGCACAAGGAGAAGTGGAATAGAGCCAATAGAATATGCATCCTAACCATTAAGAAAACCCTTTCTGATATTGTGAGAGGAGCCATAGCTGATAAGACCCATGCTGGTGAGTATTTGAAGTGCATAACTGATAAGTACCAAAGCAGTGATAAGATAGAGTCTGGAATGTTGTTAACTAAGTTGCAGAGCATGAAGTTTAGCATGAATCTGAACATAAGGAAGCACATTATGCAGATGATTAACATCTCAGTCCAACTTGGTGACCTTGGCATGAGTCTAGATGATGACTTTATGGTTTATCAAGTTCTTCACTCACTGCCTGATCAATTCGATAGTCTTCAAACAACCTACAATACCCAGAAGGATAAGTGGACTTTAGAGGAGCTTATTGCAATATGTGTGCAAGAGCATGAGAGGCTGAAGAGGAATAAGGCTATTGATGTGAACCTTATCACTAAGCCACAGTGGAAGAATGCCAAGGGTAGGAACCAGTTAAACCAAACCTTCATAAGAAGCCTGAGAACATGA